One region of Eurosta solidaginis isolate ZX-2024a chromosome X, ASM4086904v1, whole genome shotgun sequence genomic DNA includes:
- the LOC137235063 gene encoding uncharacterized protein — translation MGFLKLVNQQSEGNTFYVVILTQVADVFREPIASSSGLGILVGQIIDESIYSIISRRFQISQPFYQRAATQPLAEKSDFEEVTQMERLLAGVSRIEARQEEMLKRLAALEKVIADKMPERAQVQTQGQVLREVKVLSAKMQRSIGRISGDVCSEEQTFLQSLLPMSSEETVLKVEECLTNKAHADAMSAIIFRPLFTDELAWEYNCYGGLGKKSFISLKVVDMVLGAFASIHSDKILAVRHYVLLSRNRFKHVRRKKNMGLNC, via the exons ATGGGTTTCCTAAAACTTGTCAATCAACAGAGCGAAGGAAACACTTTTTATGTTGTAATTTTGACACAAGTTGCAGACGTTTTTAGAGAGCCCATTGCTTCCTCATCTGGATTAGGTATTTTAGTAGGTCAGATTATAGATGAGAGCATTTATAGCATAA tatcACGACGCTTCCAAATTTCGCAACCATTTTATCAACGTGCTGCCACCCAACCACTGGCTGAAAAGAGTGACTTTGAAGAGGTCACTCAAATGGAACGCCTTTTGGCTGGAGTTTCAAGGATAGAGGCCCGGCAAGAAGAAATGTTGAAGCGACTAGCCGCCTTAGAAAAAGTGATTGCCGACAAG ATGCCCGAACGTGCACAGGTGCAGACTCAAGGCCAAGTTCTGCGTGAGGTTAAGGTGCTTTCCGCCAAAATGCAAAGAAGCATCGGCCGTATCTCCGGAGACGTGTGTAGCGAGGAACAAACCTTTTTACAAAGTTTGCTCCCTATGTCATCGGAAGAAACAGTGCTGAAAGTGGAAGAGTGCCTTACCAATAAGGCTCACGCTGATGCTATG TCGGCCATCATTTTTCGGCCACTCTTTACTGACGAGTTGGCGTGGGAGTATAACTGCTACGGCGGATTAGGAAAGAAATCCTTTATAAGTCTAAAGGTCGTAGATATGGTTC TGGGGGCATTCGCAAGTATTCATAGTGATAAGATTTTAGCTGTTAGGCATTATGTACTTTTAAGTCGCAATAGGTTTAAGCATGTAAGACGAAAAAAAAATATGGGTTTAAATTGCTGA